In Paenibacillus sp. FSL M7-0420, a single genomic region encodes these proteins:
- a CDS encoding response regulator transcription factor, with product MKKIMLVDDEILIRENIRECIDWEKEGFLYCGDAPDGELALPIIEAQLPDILITDIKMPFMNGLELTSVVRQKFPQIKIIILSGHDDFQYAQQALRLGVEDYCLKPFSAADLLQLLRSVSARIDEELRIRHKYAYTPENLFADLCGGLISTAAAYEAAAQLELQLTAPYYAAAIFTLHPQNMEEAPELPPASPDAEALLAGLLKEAADSFIYKRSRMEMVLIYKGSDPLRMTCALDDLCTAAKQRLREGCGLELSVSRGKVCERLQGIHLSYLEAENDRMFKQMSRMHSAAMLEAYYDPSAHGVLLDRSRLVQFLKSGDHRQMSGFLLELSKELEQMNWNSGYACYLMNDITLELVQTAKNGFRAAAGHAGILQELQTQLKQISSSDDGLQYLKQLYERLWEWRSEGADKHRELIDRVKQYIREQYDKEQLSLNDISKVVRVSPSHLSKTFSQATGQTITEFLTATRMDRAKELLKSTGHKTFEIAYLVGYNDQHYFSNLFKKVTGMTPMEFRKQGKPEEQLQTIRRGAGNA from the coding sequence ATGAAGAAGATTATGCTGGTGGATGACGAGATCCTGATCCGCGAGAATATCCGGGAATGCATCGATTGGGAGAAGGAGGGCTTCCTCTATTGCGGTGACGCTCCCGATGGTGAGCTGGCGCTGCCTATTATTGAAGCGCAGCTGCCCGACATTCTGATTACCGATATCAAAATGCCGTTCATGAACGGCCTGGAGCTTACCTCTGTCGTCCGCCAGAAATTCCCGCAGATCAAAATCATCATTCTCAGCGGCCATGATGACTTCCAGTATGCCCAGCAGGCGCTGCGCCTGGGGGTTGAGGATTACTGCCTGAAGCCGTTCAGCGCAGCCGACCTGCTGCAGCTTCTGCGCAGCGTCAGCGCACGGATTGATGAGGAATTACGGATCAGGCACAAATATGCCTACACCCCCGAGAACCTGTTCGCCGATCTGTGCGGAGGCCTGATCAGCACCGCTGCCGCCTACGAAGCAGCGGCCCAGCTTGAGCTGCAGTTAACAGCTCCTTACTACGCCGCCGCTATATTTACTCTGCATCCGCAGAATATGGAGGAGGCCCCTGAGCTTCCCCCCGCTTCACCGGATGCAGAGGCGCTGTTAGCGGGCCTGCTCAAGGAGGCGGCCGACAGCTTCATCTACAAGCGCAGCCGCATGGAGATGGTCCTGATCTATAAAGGCAGTGATCCGCTCCGGATGACCTGCGCTCTGGATGACCTGTGCACGGCTGCGAAGCAGCGGCTGAGGGAAGGCTGCGGGCTGGAGCTGTCCGTCAGCCGGGGCAAGGTCTGCGAACGTCTTCAGGGCATTCATCTCTCCTATCTGGAGGCTGAGAATGACCGGATGTTCAAGCAGATGTCCAGAATGCATTCCGCCGCCATGCTTGAGGCGTATTATGACCCTAGCGCCCATGGGGTTCTGCTCGACAGAAGCCGGCTGGTCCAGTTCCTGAAGTCAGGCGACCACAGGCAGATGTCCGGCTTCCTGCTGGAGCTGTCCAAGGAGCTTGAGCAGATGAACTGGAACTCAGGATATGCCTGTTACCTGATGAACGATATCACCCTGGAGCTGGTGCAGACGGCGAAGAACGGGTTCCGCGCAGCGGCGGGCCACGCCGGCATCCTCCAGGAATTGCAGACACAGCTGAAGCAAATCTCCAGCAGTGATGACGGCCTTCAGTATCTCAAGCAGCTGTACGAGCGGCTGTGGGAATGGCGGTCCGAAGGCGCAGACAAGCACCGTGAGCTGATCGACCGGGTGAAGCAGTATATCCGGGAGCAATACGACAAGGAGCAGCTCTCCCTGAATGACATCTCCAAGGTGGTCAGGGTCAGTCCCAGCCATCTGAGCAAGACCTTCAGTCAGGCGACCGGACAGACCATCACGGAATTCCTGACAGCTACACGTATGGACCGGGCCAAGGAGCTGCTGAAATCCACGGGGCACAAAACCTTTGAAATCGCCTATCTGGTCGGCTACAACGATCAGCATTATTTCTCCAATCTGTTTAAAAAAGTAACGGGGATGACGCCCATGGAATTCCGCAAGCAGGGAAAACCCGAGGAGCAACTGCAGACGATCCGCAGAGGGGCGGGAAATGCGTGA
- a CDS encoding sugar ABC transporter substrate-binding protein, translating into MSVNRLRGWSVVLLLLTAGCLLGGCLKAAGAADTHQMGVGDSPASTSEEPRLTFGIIYPMVNATYEMITGKAEAVARKHNVELLVQAPDEANLEQQIRIMEMMIKRGVDGIAIAPVDSQALTAMINKAAAQGIPVVCFESDSPASRRAAYIGADNRATGAVMGQTVERLLSGKGMILVESGMSRMQSTRERLLGFEAYLTQHTDIDVLEIRHNDGSEERAAGQLEQMISDHPHFSALVNLDFVSSTSSVLVWKAKGLKRYNLALGLTPALQQALDNGQITRVISQNEQNWGEDIINTLLLLAKSVDTAKWINTDIAVIGE; encoded by the coding sequence GTGAGCGTAAATAGGCTGCGGGGCTGGTCCGTGGTTCTCCTGCTGCTGACGGCAGGCTGCCTGCTTGGCGGCTGCCTTAAGGCTGCCGGAGCAGCGGATACTCATCAGATGGGCGTTGGAGATTCCCCGGCAAGCACGAGCGAAGAACCTCGGCTGACCTTCGGCATCATCTACCCTATGGTGAATGCCACCTATGAGATGATCACCGGCAAAGCGGAAGCGGTAGCCCGGAAGCATAATGTGGAGCTGCTGGTGCAAGCTCCCGATGAAGCCAATCTGGAGCAGCAGATCCGCATCATGGAGATGATGATTAAACGGGGGGTAGACGGCATTGCGATTGCTCCGGTGGATTCGCAGGCGCTCACCGCCATGATTAACAAAGCGGCCGCCCAAGGGATTCCCGTGGTCTGCTTCGAATCGGATTCGCCTGCCAGCCGGAGAGCAGCCTATATCGGGGCAGATAACCGCGCAACCGGCGCAGTGATGGGACAGACGGTGGAGCGCCTGCTAAGCGGCAAAGGAATGATTCTGGTCGAGTCCGGGATGTCCCGGATGCAGAGCACCCGGGAACGTCTGCTGGGATTTGAAGCTTACCTGACTCAGCATACAGACATCGATGTACTGGAGATCCGTCACAACGACGGCAGTGAGGAGCGGGCTGCCGGGCAGCTGGAGCAGATGATCTCGGATCATCCCCATTTCAGCGCGCTGGTCAATCTGGATTTCGTCTCCAGCACCAGCTCTGTGCTGGTCTGGAAGGCCAAGGGGCTGAAGCGTTATAACCTCGCCCTAGGCCTGACCCCTGCCTTGCAGCAGGCGCTGGATAACGGCCAGATTACCCGGGTGATCTCACAGAACGAGCAGAACTGGGGTGAGGATATCATCAACACGCTGCTTCTACTGGCCAAGAGCGTAGACACAGCCAAATGGATCAACACGGATATTGCGGTTATTGGGGAGTAG
- a CDS encoding S-layer homology domain-containing protein has translation MSKKIRRKALSVSMAGVLLLSVITPMPFSNPLQAAPAAAVQAAIAPAQVTADWYKTYQTMDGVGAAYAYTDSIHMLQLASAGHQDTVRHLLDLTFSEQAGTGHDIVRVIIGDNGGLTTSGATAASPGFNPLTSLLADVNNPGFDIEGNAIPLRGTGGQYGYKIEAENRYYDGNTDSIWPVEPEHAPGTLVPVQDFVWDYPSWDQPAANDDGGPTNLLSAPGDHPVVIKNSPRTRKELFDVDQVWTMRQAMQYGVKQFYACTWTVPYWMSQSSTGSPNKIVRSDTAMINGKAVKIYYQAYADYLVNYIRGMWEQYGIPITHINPFNEVDLAGGSAAYVTELINGYIGPALKKSMQPGGDLYDIKNPDGQLIDFIPQLAAVDGTNLNASLSRGGEVFSQTDPDNALDKNPYLDVFTTHLYGTVGIGTDENKLYHTGDFSQSPLDYSKDGSKYPEYLTKYKLWQAEFMNQDTGDGSAGAYTQRYGNQNINDAVRWSNLLTNMFSSNPGFNGFVWWSMWDSNGADGSDLIRFVTTNSQQEPGRISTLTGEYRLFKRFYGYGHFSRFMNPGDVRFDVTRVPAADINVVAFKSPDTNDFSMTVSNAKNDDSVQPLEFNLKDFPAGTTSVTVFRTSGSENQKKLATIPVTGGKFVVDIPSASIVTVVPSQGKFATYQGLDGERDIFSTLEAEGNDNSVPGDSAGNAGRANEAVTLGAGGYLAYRNLNFADGSANGGVVRRHLLYLTAQSKSAQGGKLAAYVLPVGTAVGNSADILSQGTRVAEIPVPANEVYGKFQDMVDTGDLSAYGHKDLYIVAEPNGTAGTLTVDRFLFGAGDADWSTAANNSTVFIPGNLLLNGDFDTATASNTDNWSAGRYNKGTFEPAAAGPVLTADTIQSYSGLSRYLKNSSTSKVAGSGKLAGRIDAAQQYDGMWQDVTGKLNKGESYNFKGYFLSMMSRPESYDVAAEHPGDVEAALVYYDGNGNQLGMTPINGRDMPEPYAAREAGDPAYWAGGKFIGRILEGGPLSLSSFQPVDVKVADWHETPNAPFTYDEPAGTAKVVLAVYAKDANILYADQLSLTPEAVTSRNIFVDGVQPSNFDAAKYEYKYTVTGNTVPKVTASTNDPSEIVSISQADSAQGTAVVRFVKGEQIKTYKIFFSTNEVVDFSNGLPAGWEVINPADPQTALGYSAEGAAIQTLKGDTEYPGSHNMLQMPGSAEGNWTLTAKLTVDKPLNDSSVGENSQAGLGISRTTNGEFYRINARKVSANIKVNNSGLIGNQPFTNNTNQTNLSGTNYYLRIAKEGNVVQGYFSTNSGSSWTAMGNPSTYTPDFFKDAKVQLYGTNTSAVTDFKVTFSGVTLVKTLGETGQIWPEGSKLEATGVTRNGVTLSWPAAMDNLGVTGYRIYNGIDAEPLLVTGIEPVETGAGAVYRYEVSGLLPNTQYTFKVEARDAAGNWSKDGPSAMVTTLPGEDITPPVWAEGSTLAASGITSSGLTLTWSASATDDSGIYGYRITNGTGDQPITVTDAVYTETVTGAVYSYQVTGLQPGKQYTFKVEAGDMGGNWSEGGPSVSATTLPATDTTPPVWTEGSKLEASRITASGLTLTWTRAEDETGVTSYRIYKESEEIAALPGTVLQYEVAGLAAEKEYHFSVQAGDEAGNWSTNGPALSVTTLKDSSGPSEPTPTPTTRPTPTPTPTPTPTPTPTPTPISTPAPTSAPGSIPSSAPTPTPVPGAVVSPSPSPAVTSAPSPVPASPFQDVQAKYRWASEAIDTLYGMGIITGISSTTFNPEKNITRADFVLMLVRALGLEAEADSSFADVSQGAYYYEALSIAKKLGIIQGVDGSRFNPKGEITRQDMMVIAARALMAVNKLTVSGSAGDLNGYTDSSKIAKYAVDSVAALVRDGIVRGDGISIHPAAATTRAEAAVMIFRMLKK, from the coding sequence ATGAGTAAAAAGATCAGGAGAAAGGCACTCTCGGTTTCAATGGCTGGCGTGCTGCTGCTGTCCGTCATTACCCCTATGCCATTCTCTAACCCGCTTCAAGCTGCTCCGGCTGCTGCCGTTCAGGCCGCAATTGCCCCGGCACAGGTAACCGCGGACTGGTACAAGACTTACCAGACGATGGATGGTGTTGGCGCCGCTTATGCTTACACGGATTCCATCCATATGCTGCAGCTGGCGTCGGCCGGACATCAAGACACTGTCAGGCATCTGCTGGATCTGACCTTCAGTGAACAGGCAGGAACAGGCCACGATATTGTCCGGGTGATCATCGGCGACAACGGCGGCCTGACGACTTCCGGGGCTACGGCGGCCAGCCCGGGCTTCAACCCGCTCACCAGTCTTCTGGCCGATGTGAATAATCCCGGCTTCGATATTGAAGGCAATGCTATTCCCCTGCGTGGAACGGGCGGGCAATATGGATACAAAATAGAAGCGGAGAACCGCTATTACGATGGTAATACAGACAGTATCTGGCCTGTTGAACCGGAACACGCTCCAGGGACGCTGGTGCCTGTGCAGGATTTCGTATGGGATTATCCTTCCTGGGATCAGCCGGCCGCGAATGACGATGGAGGCCCGACCAATCTCCTGAGCGCGCCTGGGGATCATCCTGTGGTAATTAAGAACTCACCGCGTACCCGCAAAGAGCTGTTCGATGTGGATCAGGTCTGGACAATGCGCCAGGCGATGCAATACGGCGTCAAGCAGTTCTACGCCTGTACATGGACTGTGCCTTACTGGATGAGCCAGTCTTCGACAGGCTCCCCGAATAAGATTGTCCGCAGCGATACAGCCATGATTAATGGAAAAGCGGTGAAAATCTATTATCAGGCCTATGCCGATTATCTCGTGAATTATATCCGCGGAATGTGGGAGCAATACGGAATTCCGATTACCCATATCAATCCCTTTAATGAGGTTGATCTCGCGGGCGGGTCAGCCGCGTACGTTACCGAGCTGATTAACGGTTATATCGGTCCTGCCTTGAAGAAGTCCATGCAGCCGGGCGGCGACCTCTACGATATCAAGAATCCGGACGGCCAGCTCATTGACTTCATTCCCCAGCTTGCTGCCGTGGACGGCACCAATCTGAACGCTTCCTTAAGCAGAGGCGGCGAAGTGTTCAGTCAGACCGACCCTGACAATGCACTGGACAAAAACCCTTATCTCGACGTATTTACCACCCATCTGTATGGAACGGTCGGGATCGGCACGGATGAGAACAAGCTCTACCATACCGGTGACTTCTCCCAGAGTCCGCTGGATTACTCCAAGGATGGAAGTAAGTATCCCGAGTACCTGACCAAATACAAGCTCTGGCAGGCCGAGTTCATGAATCAGGATACCGGTGACGGATCGGCCGGTGCCTACACCCAGCGTTACGGCAACCAGAATATCAATGACGCTGTACGCTGGTCCAATCTGCTGACCAATATGTTCAGCAGCAACCCCGGATTTAACGGCTTCGTCTGGTGGAGCATGTGGGACAGCAACGGTGCGGACGGCTCCGACCTGATCCGCTTCGTGACGACCAACTCCCAGCAGGAGCCGGGACGGATCAGCACGCTGACGGGGGAATACCGCTTGTTCAAGCGCTTCTACGGCTATGGGCATTTCTCCCGGTTCATGAATCCCGGAGATGTACGGTTTGATGTGACACGGGTACCTGCGGCCGATATCAACGTGGTCGCCTTCAAGAGCCCGGATACCAATGATTTCTCGATGACAGTATCGAATGCCAAGAATGATGACAGCGTTCAGCCGCTTGAATTCAATCTGAAGGACTTCCCGGCGGGCACGACAAGCGTAACCGTGTTCCGGACTTCAGGCAGCGAGAATCAGAAGAAGCTGGCCACGATTCCGGTAACGGGCGGCAAGTTCGTTGTTGACATTCCGTCGGCCAGCATCGTAACGGTGGTTCCGTCCCAAGGCAAATTCGCCACGTACCAGGGACTTGACGGCGAGCGCGATATTTTTTCAACGCTGGAAGCAGAGGGGAATGACAACAGCGTGCCCGGCGATAGTGCAGGTAATGCGGGCCGTGCGAATGAGGCAGTGACACTGGGTGCAGGCGGTTATCTCGCCTATAGAAACCTGAACTTTGCAGATGGCTCCGCGAACGGCGGCGTTGTACGCAGACACTTGCTGTACCTGACCGCCCAGAGTAAGTCGGCTCAAGGAGGTAAGCTCGCCGCCTATGTGCTTCCGGTGGGAACCGCTGTCGGCAATAGCGCCGATATCCTGTCCCAAGGCACGCGCGTAGCAGAAATTCCGGTACCAGCCAATGAGGTATACGGTAAATTCCAGGACATGGTCGATACAGGCGATCTTAGTGCTTACGGCCATAAGGATCTGTATATTGTGGCCGAACCTAACGGGACTGCGGGTACCCTCACCGTTGACCGCTTCCTGTTCGGAGCAGGCGATGCCGACTGGAGTACTGCGGCTAATAACTCTACAGTATTCATACCAGGCAATCTGCTGCTCAACGGGGATTTTGATACGGCGACCGCTTCCAATACAGACAACTGGTCTGCAGGACGTTACAACAAGGGAACCTTTGAGCCTGCTGCCGCAGGACCTGTGTTAACGGCGGATACCATACAGAGCTATTCGGGTCTGTCACGTTACCTGAAGAACAGCTCCACCTCGAAGGTTGCCGGTTCCGGCAAGCTTGCTGGCCGCATCGACGCTGCGCAGCAGTATGACGGAATGTGGCAGGATGTTACCGGTAAGCTGAACAAGGGAGAGAGCTATAACTTCAAGGGCTACTTCCTCTCGATGATGAGCCGTCCGGAGAGCTATGATGTGGCTGCGGAGCATCCGGGTGATGTCGAAGCGGCGCTGGTGTATTACGACGGGAACGGGAACCAGCTCGGCATGACTCCGATCAATGGCCGCGATATGCCTGAACCGTACGCAGCCCGTGAAGCCGGTGATCCTGCATACTGGGCGGGCGGCAAATTCATCGGACGCATTCTTGAGGGCGGGCCGCTCAGCTTAAGCTCCTTCCAGCCTGTGGATGTGAAGGTGGCGGACTGGCATGAGACGCCTAATGCTCCGTTTACCTATGATGAGCCGGCAGGTACGGCCAAGGTGGTGCTGGCGGTGTATGCAAAGGATGCCAACATCCTCTACGCCGATCAGCTATCACTGACGCCGGAGGCTGTGACTTCGCGCAATATTTTCGTGGATGGCGTTCAGCCGTCTAACTTCGATGCCGCGAAGTATGAATACAAGTACACGGTTACCGGGAACACCGTGCCGAAGGTAACAGCATCAACCAATGACCCGTCTGAAATCGTAAGCATCTCCCAGGCGGACAGTGCGCAAGGCACGGCAGTAGTCCGGTTCGTCAAAGGAGAACAGATCAAGACTTATAAAATATTCTTCAGTACCAACGAGGTGGTTGATTTCTCAAATGGCCTTCCGGCGGGCTGGGAAGTCATCAATCCGGCTGATCCGCAGACTGCCCTTGGCTATAGCGCGGAGGGCGCGGCCATTCAGACCTTGAAGGGCGACACGGAATATCCGGGCAGCCATAATATGCTGCAGATGCCGGGTTCGGCTGAAGGTAACTGGACACTTACAGCGAAGCTTACGGTAGACAAACCGCTTAATGATTCGTCGGTGGGTGAGAATTCCCAAGCAGGACTTGGCATCAGCCGGACTACAAACGGTGAATTTTACCGGATCAATGCCAGGAAGGTAAGCGCCAATATCAAAGTGAATAATTCGGGGTTAATAGGCAATCAGCCCTTCACGAACAATACGAATCAGACGAATCTGAGCGGCACGAACTATTATTTGCGGATTGCAAAAGAGGGCAATGTGGTTCAAGGGTATTTCTCCACGAACAGCGGTTCTTCCTGGACGGCGATGGGCAATCCGTCAACGTATACCCCGGACTTCTTCAAGGATGCCAAGGTGCAGTTGTACGGAACCAATACGAGCGCTGTAACGGACTTCAAAGTCACCTTCTCTGGGGTCACACTGGTGAAGACCCTGGGCGAGACGGGACAAATCTGGCCTGAGGGAAGCAAGCTTGAAGCTACCGGTGTTACGCGCAACGGGGTTACCTTATCGTGGCCGGCGGCAATGGATAATCTGGGTGTTACCGGCTACCGCATCTACAACGGGATCGATGCCGAGCCGCTGCTTGTAACCGGCATTGAGCCGGTGGAGACCGGAGCCGGAGCCGTATACCGTTATGAGGTATCCGGGCTGTTGCCGAACACGCAGTATACCTTCAAGGTGGAGGCAAGAGATGCTGCGGGGAATTGGAGTAAGGACGGACCGAGCGCCATGGTGACCACTCTGCCGGGTGAAGACATCACACCGCCGGTCTGGGCGGAAGGCAGTACACTTGCCGCTTCCGGCATCACAAGTAGCGGGCTGACGCTGACCTGGTCGGCTTCGGCCACAGATGACAGCGGCATCTACGGTTACCGGATTACGAACGGAACCGGAGACCAGCCGATTACGGTTACAGATGCTGTGTACACGGAGACCGTAACCGGTGCTGTATATAGTTATCAGGTAACGGGATTACAGCCGGGTAAGCAGTATACGTTCAAAGTGGAGGCAGGCGATATGGGCGGCAATTGGAGCGAGGGTGGGCCTTCGGTGTCAGCAACCACGCTGCCTGCTACCGACACCACACCTCCGGTCTGGACGGAGGGCAGCAAGCTTGAAGCTTCACGGATCACGGCATCCGGCCTGACATTAACCTGGACGCGGGCTGAGGATGAGACGGGAGTGACAAGCTACAGAATCTATAAGGAATCGGAGGAGATAGCGGCGTTACCTGGTACGGTGCTGCAGTATGAGGTAGCCGGACTTGCTGCGGAAAAAGAGTATCATTTCTCGGTGCAGGCCGGGGATGAGGCAGGGAACTGGAGCACGAATGGTCCCGCCCTATCTGTAACTACGCTAAAAGACAGCAGCGGTCCGTCTGAGCCGACGCCAACACCAACAACACGACCAACACCAACACCAACACCAACACCAACACCAACACCAACACCGACACCGACGCCAATATCGACACCAGCGCCGACATCTGCGCCAGGTTCTATCCCGTCATCTGCACCAACGCCTACCCCTGTGCCTGGAGCAGTAGTGTCGCCATCGCCGTCACCAGCTGTAACTTCGGCACCTTCACCGGTGCCTGCCAGCCCATTCCAGGATGTGCAGGCCAAGTATAGATGGGCTTCTGAGGCGATTGACACGCTATACGGGATGGGTATAATCACAGGAATCTCCAGTACCACGTTTAACCCGGAGAAGAACATCACGAGAGCGGATTTTGTGCTGATGCTGGTGCGGGCACTGGGACTTGAAGCAGAGGCAGATTCCAGCTTCGCGGATGTCAGTCAGGGTGCCTACTATTATGAAGCATTGAGCATTGCGAAGAAGCTGGGAATCATCCAGGGAGTAGACGGAAGCAGGTTCAATCCGAAGGGAGAAATCACCAGACAGGATATGATGGTCATCGCTGCCAGAGCACTTATGGCGGTGAACAAATTGACGGTTAGCGGCAGTGCGGGAGACTTAAACGGCTATACGGACAGCAGTAAAATAGCGAAGTATGCCGTAGATAGTGTAGCCGCTCTGGTCAGAGACGGCATCGTGCGGGGAGACGGCATATCCATTCATCCCGCCGCAGCCACCACCCGGGCGGAAGCCGCCGTCATGATTTTCCGTATGCTGAAGAAGTAA
- a CDS encoding cache domain-containing sensor histidine kinase, translating to MRITRWISSSLRAKLLALFIVLSTIPLIAVGLISYQKSYQSISSHSKASSMLQADMLGTNMDNLFKDTERLLELSNNPQVIHFLFSQSETYQEAKDILQTFTLYRDTYKYENVLNISLINLYGKGISERRGIFQSASNPLRNPHFQALSQQPELILRVPPPLITGYDRVDGFTYGDEGVISIMTAVKQRITHEVIGYIIVDLSDSFIKEFCDKVTIGTTGFFYLLDEQNRPLYVPPVRAGELAVIQDNLIPAGERGRSGSFVLQTGGPPRFIVHTSSLATGWTIIGIAPLQEIVAEANRIRQLIIVSVGLSIIFAITLHYLLTRRLTRPIQLLQHKMRLTASGYLEAKVKPDGTDEIADLGQSFNIMVGQIKELLAQSIRKQQQLQKAELRTLQAQINPHFLYNTLDSIVWMAEAGNHDGVIRLVKALSAFFRLSLNNGRDWIQIRSELAHVQSYLIIQQMRYHDILEFKLEVAEELQEYPILNMTLQPLVENALYHGIKNKRGMGLIRIGAYTDGGTIMLTVSDNGIGIPAGRLEALRESVEHPIQSEEPEDTGQGGFGLQNVHQRLRLYFGPEYGIRLDSSEGYGTQITVRIPKNRGV from the coding sequence ATGCGGATTACACGCTGGATCTCCTCCAGTCTTAGAGCCAAACTGCTGGCTTTGTTCATAGTGCTGTCCACCATACCGCTGATTGCCGTCGGCCTCATTTCCTACCAGAAATCCTACCAATCCATCTCCAGTCACAGCAAGGCTTCAAGCATGCTTCAGGCCGATATGCTGGGAACGAATATGGACAACCTGTTCAAGGATACCGAGCGTCTGCTGGAGCTTAGCAATAATCCTCAGGTCATCCACTTTCTGTTCTCACAGTCGGAGACCTATCAGGAGGCCAAGGATATTCTGCAGACCTTCACCCTCTACCGGGACACCTACAAGTATGAGAATGTGCTCAACATCAGCCTGATTAATCTGTACGGCAAAGGCATCAGCGAGCGCCGGGGAATCTTCCAGTCGGCCAGCAACCCGCTGCGTAATCCGCATTTTCAGGCGTTATCCCAGCAGCCGGAGCTTATTCTTCGGGTGCCCCCGCCGCTGATTACCGGCTATGACCGGGTGGACGGATTCACCTACGGGGACGAGGGCGTGATCTCGATTATGACGGCGGTCAAGCAGCGGATTACGCATGAGGTCATCGGTTATATCATTGTGGATCTGAGCGATTCCTTCATTAAAGAGTTCTGCGACAAGGTGACGATCGGCACTACCGGATTCTTCTACCTGCTGGACGAGCAGAACCGTCCCCTCTATGTCCCTCCTGTGCGGGCGGGAGAGCTGGCCGTCATTCAGGACAACCTGATTCCTGCGGGGGAACGGGGCCGAAGCGGCAGCTTCGTGCTTCAGACGGGCGGCCCGCCCCGGTTCATCGTCCATACCTCGTCGCTGGCGACAGGCTGGACGATTATCGGCATAGCCCCGCTGCAGGAGATTGTGGCCGAGGCGAACCGGATTAGGCAGTTGATTATTGTCAGCGTGGGCTTAAGCATTATTTTTGCGATCACGCTTCATTATCTGCTGACCCGGCGGCTAACCCGGCCCATCCAGCTGCTCCAGCACAAGATGCGTCTGACCGCAAGTGGCTATCTGGAAGCCAAAGTCAAGCCGGATGGCACCGATGAGATCGCCGATCTCGGACAGAGCTTCAACATCATGGTCGGGCAGATCAAAGAGCTGCTGGCCCAGAGCATCCGTAAGCAGCAGCAGCTGCAAAAGGCAGAGCTGCGGACGCTTCAGGCGCAGATTAACCCTCATTTTCTATATAACACTCTCGATTCTATTGTCTGGATGGCGGAAGCGGGGAATCACGATGGCGTGATCCGGCTGGTGAAGGCGTTATCCGCGTTCTTCCGGCTTAGCCTCAACAACGGGCGCGACTGGATACAGATCCGCTCCGAGCTGGCCCATGTGCAGAGCTATCTGATCATCCAGCAGATGCGCTACCACGACATCCTGGAGTTCAAGCTGGAAGTGGCGGAGGAGCTGCAGGAGTATCCGATTCTGAATATGACCCTGCAGCCGCTGGTCGAGAACGCCCTGTATCACGGAATCAAGAATAAGCGGGGCATGGGACTGATCCGCATCGGCGCGTACACCGACGGAGGCACCATTATGCTTACGGTCTCGGACAATGGCATCGGCATCCCCGCCGGGCGGCTGGAGGCGCTAAGGGAATCGGTTGAGCATCCCATTCAGTCGGAGGAACCTGAGGACACCGGCCAGGGCGGCTTCGGCCTGCAGAATGTGCATCAGCGGCTGCGGCTGTATTTTGGGCCCGAATATGGTATCCGTCTGGACAGCTCGGAAGGCTATGGCACACAGATTACAGTTCGCATACCCAAGAACAGGGGGGTCTAG